The Paenibacillus tianjinensis genome has a window encoding:
- the hutI gene encoding imidazolonepropionase → MIHIHGAAQIATLAGASTRPKTGKEMEDIGLIEDGGIVIEDGIVVFVGTSGEASRYVEEHAGDKPVTVLSAAGKTVTPGLIDPHTHIVFAGSREFELNLRLQGAKYLDILQEGGGILYTTERTREATEEQLMVETVRRLDRFLAHGVTTVEAKSGYGLRLSDELKLLRVAHRLNAAHPVELVSTFMGAHAVPAEYKGDADAFVRLVIRDMIPAVAREGLAEFCDVFCEEGVFTVEQSRDILEAGKRWGLKPKIHADELVSCGGAELAAELGAVSADHLLHASKEGIRQMAEQGVIAVLLPGTAFFLMAPPADARAMITAGVPVALSTDRNPGSSPTESLPFIMNLACLTMRMTPAEVLTACTINAAHAIGRAASIGSIEVGKQADLVMFDAPNYLYLQYHYAVNLTDTVFKKGEIVIRDGKRVFT, encoded by the coding sequence ATGATCCATATTCATGGTGCAGCCCAGATTGCTACGCTGGCTGGAGCCAGCACCAGGCCGAAGACGGGCAAAGAAATGGAAGACATTGGATTGATCGAGGACGGCGGGATTGTGATCGAAGACGGGATTGTTGTATTCGTGGGCACCAGCGGGGAGGCCAGCCGTTATGTTGAGGAGCACGCCGGGGATAAGCCGGTTACAGTGCTGTCTGCGGCCGGGAAGACGGTTACTCCGGGGCTCATTGACCCGCATACGCATATCGTATTTGCCGGATCACGGGAATTCGAGCTGAATTTGCGACTTCAGGGCGCTAAATATTTGGATATTTTGCAGGAAGGCGGGGGGATTCTTTACACCACGGAGCGCACCCGTGAAGCCACAGAGGAGCAGCTGATGGTCGAGACTGTGCGGCGGCTGGACCGCTTCCTCGCCCATGGGGTCACGACAGTCGAAGCGAAGAGCGGGTATGGACTGCGGCTCTCTGATGAATTGAAGCTATTACGGGTAGCGCACCGGCTGAACGCCGCACATCCGGTGGAGCTGGTATCGACGTTTATGGGTGCACATGCCGTTCCGGCGGAGTATAAGGGCGATGCGGATGCTTTTGTCCGGTTGGTGATCCGGGACATGATCCCGGCGGTGGCCCGTGAAGGCCTGGCGGAGTTCTGCGACGTGTTCTGTGAGGAAGGGGTTTTTACCGTGGAGCAGTCCCGGGACATTCTGGAAGCAGGCAAAAGATGGGGGCTAAAGCCGAAAATCCACGCCGATGAGCTGGTGTCCTGCGGCGGGGCAGAGCTGGCCGCCGAGCTTGGCGCCGTCTCGGCTGACCACCTGCTTCATGCCTCCAAGGAAGGGATCCGGCAAATGGCGGAGCAGGGGGTGATCGCCGTTCTGCTGCCCGGCACAGCCTTTTTCCTGATGGCTCCTCCGGCTGATGCGCGGGCGATGATTACTGCCGGTGTTCCTGTCGCATTGTCGACCGACCGCAATCCCGGCTCCTCGCCGACGGAATCGCTGCCTTTTATCATGAATCTGGCCTGCTTAACGATGCGGATGACCCCGGCTGAGGTGCTGACCGCCTGTACGATCAATGCTGCTCATGCGATTGGCCGCGCGGCATCCATCGGCAGCATTGAGGTCGGGAAACAGGCTGATCTTGTGATGTTCGATGCACCTAATTATCTCTATCTGCAGTACCACTATGCTGTGAATCTGACGGATACGGTGTTCAAAAAGGGTGAAATTGTGATCCGGGATGGAAAGAGGGTGTTTACATGA
- a CDS encoding Zn-dependent hydrolase yields the protein MTGLRMNGLRINAARLQNNIEALARFGFNEVTGGLDRTTFTAAELAAREWLEQELFRLQLEVRVDEAANIWARRNGAADTLPVIAFGSHIDTVPNGGKYDGALGVLLALEVMSVLADNHVITRHPLELVSFSAEEPNPFGLSTFGSRAVSGKLSREDLSGVRNEQGQLLTDALRLAGGDPGHFERARRCPEELAAFLEVHIEQGKRLLDRAVPVGIVTAITGIYREEITVMGEANHAGTTLMADRKDALMGASEMMLAFEAVCREHPAEEVVGTIGRIRNEPNAANIIPERVVFHLEARGEQHPQIGEVMEAWGRQAASIAERRGLRLNRRLILDQPPQPMDPLLITSFAEQAGRLGVQSLTLGSMAGHDATHMAALTRAGMLFVPSLGGKSHCPEEESRIEDIEQAGNVLLQTILALDGQLSL from the coding sequence ATGACCGGTTTGCGGATGAATGGGCTGCGGATCAATGCTGCAAGACTGCAGAACAATATCGAGGCTTTAGCCCGCTTTGGCTTCAATGAAGTCACCGGAGGGCTTGACCGGACCACGTTCACGGCAGCTGAGCTGGCCGCGCGGGAATGGCTGGAGCAGGAGTTGTTCCGTCTGCAGCTGGAGGTCAGGGTGGATGAGGCGGCCAATATATGGGCGCGGAGGAACGGCGCTGCGGATACGCTGCCTGTCATTGCTTTCGGCTCCCATATCGATACCGTGCCTAACGGCGGGAAGTACGATGGTGCGCTTGGTGTTCTGCTGGCTCTGGAGGTCATGAGTGTACTGGCGGATAACCATGTCATTACCCGCCATCCGCTGGAGCTGGTCTCTTTCAGTGCAGAGGAGCCGAATCCCTTCGGACTGTCCACGTTTGGCAGCCGGGCGGTATCGGGGAAGCTCAGCCGGGAGGATCTCAGCGGAGTGCGCAATGAGCAGGGACAGCTGCTGACAGATGCGCTGCGTCTGGCGGGTGGTGACCCCGGGCATTTCGAGCGGGCCCGGCGTTGTCCGGAGGAGCTGGCGGCCTTCCTTGAAGTTCATATTGAGCAGGGCAAAAGGCTGCTGGACCGTGCTGTCCCAGTTGGGATTGTAACCGCGATAACCGGGATTTACCGCGAAGAGATCACCGTGATGGGAGAAGCCAATCATGCCGGAACAACCCTGATGGCGGACCGTAAGGATGCGCTGATGGGGGCATCCGAAATGATGCTGGCCTTCGAAGCGGTCTGCCGGGAGCATCCGGCGGAGGAAGTGGTCGGCACGATTGGCCGGATTAGGAACGAGCCGAATGCGGCCAACATTATTCCGGAGAGGGTTGTCTTCCATCTGGAGGCCAGAGGAGAGCAGCACCCGCAGATCGGGGAGGTTATGGAAGCCTGGGGCAGACAGGCTGCGTCTATTGCGGAGCGCAGGGGGCTGCGGCTGAACCGGCGGCTGATTCTGGATCAGCCACCCCAGCCGATGGATCCGCTACTGATCACGTCGTTCGCAGAGCAGGCCGGCCGTCTGGGGGTTCAGAGCCTTACGCTCGGCAGCATGGCCGGTCATGATGCCACACATATGGCTGCTCTGACCCGGGCGGGCATGCTGTTCGTACCCAGCCTTGGCGGAAAAAGCCACTGCCCGGAGGAGGAGAGCCGGATAGAGGATATAGAGCAGGCAGGCAATGTGCTGCTGCAGACTATTTTGGCACTGGATGGACAATTAAGCCTATAA
- a CDS encoding amidohydrolase family protein, producing the protein MRKIYSADAVYMQDQFRANGALLVDGGRIADTGDRDSLLNRYPDAAHIQWKGKAIVPGTVNSHNHSFQSLLRGIAIDKPFLEWRDQALYRYTPLLDEEAIYTGALLAFGEMLRYGVTTVSDFFYVHNGGTAHDEAMIRAANDLGIRLVFARTMYDWAGAPLAYRETVNEAVERTRQLAKKYQGNPMVTVHPAPHSPHAASPEMIQAGHRLAQELDTPFHIHVAEEMFEVEETLQNYGLRPVHYLDSLGVLDERMIAIHLVWLEDSEIELIGRRKGSLAYCPSSNMFLADGVTRIPDLLKAGVKITLGTDGGCSNNRISVYEEMRMCALLQKVSRLDGTCITADQVYRMGTSRAGEILRLPVGSLEIGQHADFVALDMHDLSLAPRKELFANMVYSMQPGAVSTVVVGGRIVFEDGKLIAVSESTIGRRVDELFEKWESLASTGNHEANGTDCGLPAAEDKGLV; encoded by the coding sequence TTGCGGAAGATATATTCAGCAGATGCAGTGTACATGCAGGATCAGTTCAGAGCAAACGGCGCTTTGCTGGTGGATGGCGGGAGGATAGCAGATACGGGGGACCGTGACTCGCTGCTGAACCGTTATCCGGACGCAGCACATATCCAGTGGAAGGGAAAGGCCATTGTCCCCGGCACCGTCAACTCACATAATCACTCGTTCCAGAGCCTGCTGCGCGGGATTGCGATTGATAAGCCATTTCTGGAATGGCGGGATCAGGCGCTGTACCGGTACACTCCGCTATTGGACGAAGAAGCCATTTATACCGGGGCGCTGCTTGCATTCGGAGAGATGCTGCGCTACGGCGTGACAACGGTCAGCGACTTCTTCTATGTGCATAACGGCGGCACGGCGCATGACGAAGCCATGATCCGGGCGGCGAATGATCTGGGTATCCGCCTGGTCTTCGCCCGGACCATGTACGACTGGGCAGGTGCGCCGCTGGCCTACCGCGAAACGGTGAATGAAGCTGTGGAGCGGACGAGGCAGCTGGCCAAGAAATATCAGGGGAATCCAATGGTTACGGTTCATCCGGCCCCGCACAGTCCGCATGCGGCTTCGCCGGAGATGATCCAGGCCGGCCACCGGCTGGCTCAGGAGCTGGATACGCCGTTTCATATCCATGTAGCTGAGGAAATGTTCGAGGTCGAGGAAACGCTGCAGAACTACGGGCTCCGGCCTGTACATTATCTCGATTCGCTGGGCGTGCTGGACGAGCGGATGATCGCCATTCATCTGGTCTGGCTGGAGGACTCCGAAATTGAACTGATCGGCCGGAGAAAAGGGTCGCTGGCGTATTGCCCGTCAAGCAATATGTTCCTGGCGGACGGGGTTACGCGGATTCCCGATCTGCTGAAGGCAGGCGTCAAAATCACGCTCGGCACGGACGGCGGGTGCAGCAATAACCGGATTAGCGTATATGAGGAAATGCGCATGTGCGCGCTCTTGCAGAAGGTCAGCCGGCTGGACGGCACGTGTATTACTGCTGATCAGGTATACCGGATGGGAACCTCCAGAGCTGGTGAAATTCTGCGGCTGCCGGTCGGGTCCCTGGAGATTGGACAGCACGCAGACTTCGTGGCGCTTGATATGCACGATCTGTCTCTGGCACCGAGAAAAGAGCTGTTCGCCAACATGGTCTATTCTATGCAGCCCGGAGCCGTATCCACGGTCGTTGTTGGGGGCAGGATCGTCTTCGAAGACGGAAAGCTCATCGCGGTGTCCGAGTCCACAATAGGCAGACGGGTGGATGAATTATTTGAGAAATGGGAGAGCCTGGCGTCAACGGGGAATCATGAAGCAAATGGTACAGATTGCGGCTTGCCAGCAGCAGAAGATAAAGGTCTAGTCTGA